The following are from one region of the Coffea eugenioides isolate CCC68of chromosome 2, Ceug_1.0, whole genome shotgun sequence genome:
- the LOC113763906 gene encoding protein CURVATURE THYLAKOID 1A, chloroplastic gives MAAAAAASTSMAATAVLTSRFPVRWTTSCSAFPYLPPRLSTSTAFSTSFKKLSESRSTLLQVKASEESPAVDTTELLSDLKEKWDAVENKSTVIVYGGGAIVGVWLASIIIGAINSVPLLPKILELVGLGYTGWFVYRYLLFKSSRKELAEDIESLKKKIAGTE, from the exons atggcagcagcagcagcagcctcCACTTCCATGGCGGCCACAGCCGTCTTAACTTCAAGATTCCCGGTCCGCTGGACCACTAGCTGCTCTGCTTTCCCGTATTTACCCCCACGCTTGTCCACTTCCACAGCTTTTTCCACCTCATTCAAGAAACTTTCAG AATCGAGGTCAACTCTGCTCCAAGTCAAAGCATCAGAGGAGTCACCTGCTGTTGACACTACTGAGTTATTATCAGATCTGAAAGAAAAG TGGGATGCAGTTGAAAACAAGTCCACAGTAATTGTTTATGGAGGTGGGGCAATTGTTGGAGTTTGGCTGGCTTCAATTATCATTGGTGCAATCAACTCAGTTCCTTTG CTCCCAAAGATCCTGGAGTTGGTAGGGCTTGGTTATACAGGATGGTTTGTCTACCGCTACCTTCTATTCAAG TCAAGTAGGAAAGAATTGGCAGAAGATATTGAATCTTTGAAGAAGAAGATCGCTGGGACTGAATAG
- the LOC113763905 gene encoding uncharacterized protein LOC113763905: MMRIAEARKMRSLGSSYACLESLSYQFLQRCLVSGTAKGKSKIKGAQPLKRSKVTTKKGTGSGDSNEKDGGPRRKSEFDELVDECLASTSPIRFLKPKEKAREAEREKMGLKSKVMEEQGKKWKKMKNEFDSPFLMGTPGLDLITLGLVDADKIPKYELTVEDGRRLAKEYSRVLMRKHRARQAAESAFLRCKKEAIEALPEGLKAAALVPDLTPFPANRFMATLTPPIEGYLEKVKEAAKRSSGKEKLR; encoded by the coding sequence ATGATGCGAATAGCTGAGGCTAGAAAAATGAGATCTTTGGGCTCATCATACGCTTGTCTGGAGTCTTTGAGTTATCAATTTCTGCAAAGATGCTTAGTCAGCGGAACTGCAAAAGGGAAATCTAAAATCAAAGGAGCACAGCCATTGAAGAGATCGAAGGTAACAACCAAGAAAGGAACTGGGTCGGGTGATTCGAATGAGAAAGATGGTGGGCCCAGAAGAAAATCCGAATTTGATGAATTGGTCGACGAGTGCTTGGCTTCGACTTCCCCAATTAGATTCTTGAAGCCTAAGGAAAAAGCTAGGGAAGCCGAGAGAGAAAAGATGGGGCTGAAAAGTAAGGTAATGGAAGAACAggggaagaaatggaagaaaatgaagaatgaATTTGATTCCCCATTTTTGATGGGTACCCCAGGATTGGATTTGATTACGCTGGGCTTGGTTGATGCCGACAAGATTCCTAAATATGAGTTGACTGTTGAGGATGGTAGAAGGCTTGCCAAGGAGTATAGCAGGGTTCTGATGAGGAAGCATAGAGCTAGACAGGCTGCTGAGTCTGCATTCTTGAGGTGTAAGAAAGAAGCTATTGAGGCATTACCTGAGGGTCTGAAGGCTGCTGCTTTGGTCCCCGATTTGACCCCCTTTCCGGCGAATCGATTTATGGCTACTTTGACACCTCCTATTGAAGGGTATCTTGAGAAGGTTAAGGAAGCAGCCAAGAGGAGTTCTGGCAAGGAAAAACTTAGATGA
- the LOC113763904 gene encoding BTB/POZ domain-containing protein POB1-like isoform X2, which translates to MRDANLDLFDPRTAVMDSSVYSPTSSSRDPDFGFAFNDSNFSDRILRIEVLADDSPDSFSSAAACQSLADWARYRKRPREDIKRQNALDITVCPEEQVLNCDEPDTDDVIRGENQDEEEFAMIEESPSGDEAANSDDSSCDMDSSRILRVKTLHISSPILAAKSPFFYKLFSNGMRESEQRHVTLRINASEEAALMELLNFMYSNSLSTTTAPALLDVLMAADKFEVASCMRYCGRLLRNLPMTPESALLYLELPSSVLMAEAVQPLTDAAKQFLAIRYKDITKFQDDVMNLPLAGIEAILASDDLQVASEDAVYDFVLKWARAHYPKLEERQEIVGSRLSRYIRFPYMTCRKLRKVLNCYDFEHELASKFVLEALFFKAEAPHRQRIQAAEDSASSNRRYVERAYKYRPVKLVEFELPRQQCVVYLDLKREECANLFPSGRVYSQAFHLGGQGFFLSAHCNMDQQSSFHCFGLFLGMQEKGSVTFAVDYEFSARLKPTEEYMSKYKGNYTFTGGKAVGYRNLFGVPWTSFMAEDSLYFINGILHLRAELTMKR; encoded by the exons ATGAGGGATGCGAATTTGGATTTATTTGACCCAAGGACGGCTGTGATGGACAGCTCCGTTTACTCTCCCACCAGCAGCAGCCGCGACCCGGATTTTGGGTTCGCTTTCAACGACAGCAATTTTTCCGACCGGATTCTCCGGATCGAGGTCTTGGCCGACGATTCACCCGATTCTTTTTCCTCCGCCGCCGCCTGCCAGAGTCTTGCCGATTGGGCTCGCTATCGTAAGCGCCCTAGAGAAGACATCAAAAGGCAAAATG CTTTGGATATCACCGTGTGTCCTGAGGAGCAGGTTCTTAACTGTGATGAGCCTGATACTGACGATGTAATACGAGGCGAAAATCAGGATGAAGAAGAATTTGCAATGATTGAAGAATCACCCTCAG GAGATGAGGCTGCAAATAGTGATGATTCAAGTTGTGACATGGACTCTTCAAGAATTTTAAGAGTTAAGACACTGCATATTAGCTCGCCCATTTTGGCTGCTAAAAGCCCTTTTTTCTATAAG CTCTTTTCGAATGGGATGAGGGAGTCGGAGCAGAGACATGTAACCCTGCGAATTAATGCCTCAG AGGAAGCTGCCCTTATGGAGCTCCTGAATTTCATGTATAGCAATAGCTTAAGTACAACCACAGCACCTGCTTTGCTGGATGTGCTGATGGCCGCCGACAAATTTGAAGTTGCGTCATGTATGAGGTATTGTGGCCGTCTTTTGCGTAATTTGCCGATGACACCGGAATCTGCATTGCTATATCTGGAGCTTCCATCTAGTGTCTTGATGGCTGAAGCAGTACAGCCCTTGACTGATGCAGCAAAACAGTTCTTAGCTATTCGCTACAAAGATATAACAAA GTTTCAAGATGATGTTATGAACTTGCCTCTGGCTGGAATTGAGGCAATTTTGGCCAGTGATGATCTCCAGGTGGCATCAGAGGATGCTGTTTATGACTTTGTATTGAAGTGGGCTAGAGCTCATTATCCCAAGCTAGAGGAGCGGCAGGAAATTGTTGGCTCTCGTCTTAGCCGCTACATCCGCTTCCCTTACATGACCTGCCGAAAGCTTAGGAAGGTTCTGAATTGCTATGACTTTGAGCATGAACTTGCTTCCAAGTTTGTTCTTGAGGCCCTCTTTTTTAAGGCTGAGGCACCACATCGCCAGCGCATTCAGGCAGCAGAGGATTCCGCCTCAAGTAATCGTCGTTATGTGGAGCGGGCTTACAAGTACCGTCCTGTAAAGTTGGTTGAGTTTGAACTTCCCCGCCAGCAGTGTGTTGTCTACTTGGATCTTAAGCGGGAGGAGTGCGCGAACTTGTTTCCTTCTGGTCGAGTATATTCACAGGCATTTCACTTGGGTGGGCAAGGTTTTTTTCTATCTGCACACTGCAACATGGATCAACAGAGTTCTTTCCATTGTTTTGGTCTGTTTCTGGGGATGCAAGAAAAAGGTTCAGTGACATTCGCTGTAGATTATGAATTTTCTGCAAGATTAAAACCAACAGAGGAGTACATGAGCAAATATAAGGGTAATTACACTTTTACTGGGGGAAAAGCTGTTGGGTACCGGAATTTATTTGGTGTGCCATGGACTTCTTTCATGGCCGAAGACAGTCTCTATTTTATCAATGGTATACTCCATCTTAGGGCTGAGCTTACCATGAAGCGATGA
- the LOC113763908 gene encoding eukaryotic translation initiation factor 1A — translation MPKNKGKGGKNRKRGKNEADDEKRELVFKEDGQEYAQVLRMLGNGRCEAMCIDGTKRLCHIRGKMHKKVWIAAGDIILVGLRDYQDDKADVILKYMPDEARLLKAYGELPESTRLNEGIAGGLDEEDDGAGDDYIEFEDEDIDKI, via the exons atgccgAAGAACAAGGGTAAGGGAGGTAAGAATAGGAAGAGAGGAAAGAACGAGGCCGATGATGAGAAGAGAGAGCTAGTTTTCAAGGAAGACGGCCAGGAATATGCTCAGGTTCTGAGGATGCTCGGTAACGGCCGTTGTGAAGCTATGTGTATCGACGGCACCAAACGTCTTTGTCATATCCGTGGTAAGATGCACAAGAAGGTCTGGATCGCCGCCGGTGACATCATCCTCGTCGGCCTCCGTGACTACCAG GATGACAAGGCTGATGTTATCCTCAAGTACATGCCAGATGAGGCAAGGTTGTTGAAGGCATATGGTGAGTTGCCTGAGAGCACTCGGCTCAACGAGGGTATTGCTGGTGGACTGGACGAGGAGGATGATGGTGCTGGAGATGATTACATTGAGTTTGAGGATGAGGATATCGACAAAATCTAA
- the LOC113761764 gene encoding GDSL esterase/lipase At4g01130-like, whose translation MSLQPSRVGSILRQILLVWLILMAISARSAEAKCAFKAIFNFGDSNSDTGGFWAAFPAQSPPFGMTYFKRPVGRATDGRLIIDFLAQALGQPFLSPYLQSIGSDFRHGANFATLASTVLLPNTSLFVTGISPFSLAIQLNQMKQFKVEVEKHHRTHAKGAKLPAPSIFGKSLYTFYIGQNDFTSNLVSLGISGVKQFLPQVVSQIAYTIKDLYSLGGRTFLVLNLAPVGCYPALLVELPHNSTDVDEFGCLISYNNAVVDYNNMLKEALTNIRKDLPKASVVYVDTHAVLLELFQHPKSHGLKYGTKACCGYGGGAQNFNQQVYCGNNKLINGHNVTATACSDPQNYVSWDGIHATEAANKLTAHAILNGSYSDPPFPLHKFCDIQPIG comes from the exons atgagTCTCCAGCCATCCAGAGTTGGTTCCATTCTCAGGCAAATCTTGCTGGTTTGGCTAATTTTGATGGCAATATCAGCAAGAAGTGCAGAGGCAAAATGTGCTTTTAAGGCTATCTTCAATTTTGGAGATTCAAACTCTGACACTGGAGGTTTTTGGGCTGCCTTTCCAGCTCAGAGTCCCCCTTTCGGAATGACTTACTTCAAGAGACCAGTTGGTCGGGCTACTGATGGCAGGCTCATTATTGATTTCCTGG CACAAGCATTAGGCCAGCCATTTCTGAGCCCATATCTGCAATCAATAGGATCTGATTTCAGACATGGTGCCAACTTTGCGACATTGGCATCCACAGTGCTCCTGCCAAATACTTCCTTGTTTGTTACAGGAATCAGCCCCTTTTCTCTGGCCATTCAGCTCAATCAAATGAAGCAATTTAAGGTTGAAGTTGAAAAACATCACAGGACTCACGCCAAAG GAGCCAAACTTCCTGCACCTAGCATATTTGGAAAATCTCTTTATACGTTCTATATTGGCCAGAACGACTTCACCTCTAATTTGGTATCTCTTGGTATAAGCGGAGTAAAACAATTTCTGCCTCAGGTGGTTTCCCAGATTGCTTATACAATCAAG GATCTTTATTCCTTAGGGGGGCGAACATTTTTAGTTCTGAACCTTGCTCCTGTAGGGTGCTATCCAGCACTTCTAGTGGAGCTTCCTCACAACAGTACTGATGTTGATGAATTTGGATGCTTGATTTCTTACAACAATGCTGTTGTGGACTACAACAATATGCTAAAGGAAGCACTGACAAATATTAGGAAAGATCTTCCAAAAGCATCTGTCGTGTATGTGGATACTCATGCAGTACTGCTAGAGCTCTTTCAGCACCCCAAATCTCACG GACTAAAGTATGGCACGAAAGCATGTTGTGGATATGGGGGAGGTGCTCAAAACTTTAACCAACAAGTTTACTGTGGAAACAACAAACTGATCAATGGACACAACGTTACTGCTACTGCATGTAGCGATCCACAAAATTATGTCAGCTGGGATGGAATCCATGCAACAGAAGCTGCAAACAAGCTCACTGCTCATGCAATTTTAAATGGTTCTTACTCTGATCCTCCTTTTCCACTCCACAAGTTCTGCGATATTCAGCCTATAGGTTGA
- the LOC113763904 gene encoding BTB/POZ domain-containing protein POB1-like isoform X1, whose product MRDANLDLFDPRTAVMDSSVYSPTSSSRDPDFGFAFNDSNFSDRILRIEVLADDSPDSFSSAAACQSLADWARYRKRPREDIKRQNDMCHSFAALDITVCPEEQVLNCDEPDTDDVIRGENQDEEEFAMIEESPSGDEAANSDDSSCDMDSSRILRVKTLHISSPILAAKSPFFYKLFSNGMRESEQRHVTLRINASEEAALMELLNFMYSNSLSTTTAPALLDVLMAADKFEVASCMRYCGRLLRNLPMTPESALLYLELPSSVLMAEAVQPLTDAAKQFLAIRYKDITKFQDDVMNLPLAGIEAILASDDLQVASEDAVYDFVLKWARAHYPKLEERQEIVGSRLSRYIRFPYMTCRKLRKVLNCYDFEHELASKFVLEALFFKAEAPHRQRIQAAEDSASSNRRYVERAYKYRPVKLVEFELPRQQCVVYLDLKREECANLFPSGRVYSQAFHLGGQGFFLSAHCNMDQQSSFHCFGLFLGMQEKGSVTFAVDYEFSARLKPTEEYMSKYKGNYTFTGGKAVGYRNLFGVPWTSFMAEDSLYFINGILHLRAELTMKR is encoded by the exons ATGAGGGATGCGAATTTGGATTTATTTGACCCAAGGACGGCTGTGATGGACAGCTCCGTTTACTCTCCCACCAGCAGCAGCCGCGACCCGGATTTTGGGTTCGCTTTCAACGACAGCAATTTTTCCGACCGGATTCTCCGGATCGAGGTCTTGGCCGACGATTCACCCGATTCTTTTTCCTCCGCCGCCGCCTGCCAGAGTCTTGCCGATTGGGCTCGCTATCGTAAGCGCCCTAGAGAAGACATCAAAAGGCAAAATG ACATGTGCCACTCATTTGCAGCTTTGGATATCACCGTGTGTCCTGAGGAGCAGGTTCTTAACTGTGATGAGCCTGATACTGACGATGTAATACGAGGCGAAAATCAGGATGAAGAAGAATTTGCAATGATTGAAGAATCACCCTCAG GAGATGAGGCTGCAAATAGTGATGATTCAAGTTGTGACATGGACTCTTCAAGAATTTTAAGAGTTAAGACACTGCATATTAGCTCGCCCATTTTGGCTGCTAAAAGCCCTTTTTTCTATAAG CTCTTTTCGAATGGGATGAGGGAGTCGGAGCAGAGACATGTAACCCTGCGAATTAATGCCTCAG AGGAAGCTGCCCTTATGGAGCTCCTGAATTTCATGTATAGCAATAGCTTAAGTACAACCACAGCACCTGCTTTGCTGGATGTGCTGATGGCCGCCGACAAATTTGAAGTTGCGTCATGTATGAGGTATTGTGGCCGTCTTTTGCGTAATTTGCCGATGACACCGGAATCTGCATTGCTATATCTGGAGCTTCCATCTAGTGTCTTGATGGCTGAAGCAGTACAGCCCTTGACTGATGCAGCAAAACAGTTCTTAGCTATTCGCTACAAAGATATAACAAA GTTTCAAGATGATGTTATGAACTTGCCTCTGGCTGGAATTGAGGCAATTTTGGCCAGTGATGATCTCCAGGTGGCATCAGAGGATGCTGTTTATGACTTTGTATTGAAGTGGGCTAGAGCTCATTATCCCAAGCTAGAGGAGCGGCAGGAAATTGTTGGCTCTCGTCTTAGCCGCTACATCCGCTTCCCTTACATGACCTGCCGAAAGCTTAGGAAGGTTCTGAATTGCTATGACTTTGAGCATGAACTTGCTTCCAAGTTTGTTCTTGAGGCCCTCTTTTTTAAGGCTGAGGCACCACATCGCCAGCGCATTCAGGCAGCAGAGGATTCCGCCTCAAGTAATCGTCGTTATGTGGAGCGGGCTTACAAGTACCGTCCTGTAAAGTTGGTTGAGTTTGAACTTCCCCGCCAGCAGTGTGTTGTCTACTTGGATCTTAAGCGGGAGGAGTGCGCGAACTTGTTTCCTTCTGGTCGAGTATATTCACAGGCATTTCACTTGGGTGGGCAAGGTTTTTTTCTATCTGCACACTGCAACATGGATCAACAGAGTTCTTTCCATTGTTTTGGTCTGTTTCTGGGGATGCAAGAAAAAGGTTCAGTGACATTCGCTGTAGATTATGAATTTTCTGCAAGATTAAAACCAACAGAGGAGTACATGAGCAAATATAAGGGTAATTACACTTTTACTGGGGGAAAAGCTGTTGGGTACCGGAATTTATTTGGTGTGCCATGGACTTCTTTCATGGCCGAAGACAGTCTCTATTTTATCAATGGTATACTCCATCTTAGGGCTGAGCTTACCATGAAGCGATGA
- the LOC113759255 gene encoding uncharacterized protein LOC113759255, translating into MCYMLLLPYVQGQSSLNRDSLDSFVHDYALKAMRRMRTGILYNISLPANYSGIQVSVVRLRTARLWLRGANFSFFDIPPRTLPHPFSRRLLIVYQNLGNLSGFYYSVPNHTFVTPVIGLLAYDTNTSRMVKFNITRDPILVHFPLVSGVGDTNITAMKCVRFGTNGEVEFSNLTMANKCIAMGQGHFSIVIPSQPLQPPVPSPSNKSKERDWKWWVIGFGVGIGGLILLVMSVILLYKLIRKKRIAKMERQSEKSEVLGTIWVGPSRMPSATGIRTQPVIENSYVP; encoded by the coding sequence ATGTGTTACATGTTATTGCTGCCCTATGTTCAAGGGCAGAGTAGCCTCAACCGTGATTCTTTagattcttttgttcatgatTATGCATTGAAGGCGATGAGAAGGATGCGTACAGGTATTCTGTATAATATTTCTCTACCTGCAAATTACTCTGGTATACAAGTTTCTGTTGTTCGTCTCAGAACCGCGAGGTTATGGCTAAGAGGAGCCAATTTCAGTTTCTTTGACATCCCACCTAGGACATTGCCGCACCCCTTTTCCAGGAGACTACTAATTGTCTATCAAAACCTTGGGAATTTGTCAGGTTTCTATTATAGTGTCCCAAATCATACATTTGTCACTCCTGTCATTGGCTTATTAGCTTATGATACAAATACCAGCAGAATGGTTAAGTTTAACATCACCAGGGATCCtattttggtccattttcctCTGGTCTCAGGGGTAGGTGATACGAATATAACCGCAATGAAATGTGTCAGATTTGGCACCAATGGGGAAGTGGAGTTTAGCAATTTGACCATGGCAAATAAGTGTATTGCAATGGGTCAAGGCCATTTCTCCATTGTCATTCCATCTCAGCCACTGCAGCCACCAGTGCCGTCACCATCAAACAAGAGCAAAGAAAGGGACTGGAAATGGTGGGTTATAGGATTTGGAGTAGGAATTGGTGGATTGATTTTGTTGGTTATGTCTGTGATTCTTTTGTACAAATTGATTAGGAAGAAGAGAATCGCAAAGATGGAAAGACAGTCGGAAAAAAGTGAGGTTTTAGGTACAATTTGGGTTGGACCAAGTAGAATGCCTTCAGCTACGGGTATCAGAACCCAACCAGTCATTGAGAATAGCTATGTACCATGA